The Plectropomus leopardus isolate mb chromosome 7, YSFRI_Pleo_2.0, whole genome shotgun sequence genome window below encodes:
- the cdc42ep5 gene encoding cdc42 effector protein 5 encodes MPLHKSTRAPRLDPTMISAPLGDFRHTMHIGRGGDAFGDTSFLSTLGPTQANPDTGSTPADDPHVEVSDLHTDAPGSPQNNELQHSESVSSFDLDLDLGPSMLGDVLGVMDGLGLDEEVFNAKSGTSAVETKQGKAEMSVNMQNELNGKNSDLGNQVGDGRIQDGIKPKGLRPKVRFSDKREEIIRQASEEEEGQGFDFQDEDQLACHSPTSTVSGGETEFTNHKVDLPPSPASSHSSEYEGVTPLDRRRVDSCHSETDSEEEEEEEEEVGRGYTFEDEFDDEIGL; translated from the coding sequence ATGCCGCTGCACAAATCAACCCGGGCCCCTCGCCTGGACCCCACCATGATCTCAGCTCCACTGGGTGACTTTCGCCACACGATGCACATTGGGAGAGGAGGTGATGCATTTGGGGACACCTCCTTCCTGTCCACTCTTGGCCCGACCCAGGCTAACCCAGACACGGGGAGCACACCAGCTGATGACCCTCACGTGGAGGTCAGTGATCTTCACACAGATGCTCCAGGAAGCCCGCAGAACAATGAGCTCCAGCACTCCGAGTCAGTGTCTTCATTCGACCTGGACCTCGATCTAGGGCCGTCTATGCTGGGGGACGTACTCGGGGTTATGGACGGTTTGGGGCTTGATGAGGAAGTGTTCAATGCCAAAAGTGGCACATCTGCGGTGGAGACAAAGCAGGGAAAAGCGGAGATGTCTGTGAACATGCAGAATGAGCTTAATGGGAAGAACTCGGACCTTGGAAACCAGGTGGGAGATGGCAGGATACAAGACGGGATCAAGCCAAAGGGGCTACGACCAAAAGTGCGGTTCAGTGACAAACGAGAGGAGATAATTCGCCAGGCGTCCGAAGAGGAAGAGGGTCAAGGGTTTGACTTCCAGGATGAGGATCAGCTGGCGTGTCACAGTCCAACGAGCACAGTCAGTGGAGGTGAAACCGAGTTCACCAATCACAAAGTAGATTTGCCACCCAGTCCGGCTTCGTCACATAGCTCGGAGTATGAAGGAGTCACCCCGTTGGACAGGAGGAGGGTCGACAGCTGCCACTCAGAGACTGattcagaggaggaggaggaggaggaggaggaagtagGACGGGGCTACACATTTGAAGATGAGTTTGATGATGAAATTGGTCTATAG